In the Pseudomonadota bacterium genome, CGTTAACCCTCAGGTGTCGATATTTGTAACGCAGGTCAAAAGCAAGGTTGTTTATGTAATGGGGGAAGTGGGAGGAAAATTATTTGGAGCCGGAAAGGGCCCGGGATCCTATCCACTTACCGGCAGGACGAGTTTACTTGAAATCCTTTCCGTTGCAGGCGGTCCGACTGCAGATGCGGCCTCGGAAATAATTATTGTGAGACCAAAGGTAAAGCGCAATATGCCTGTACCCATTGAAGATGCACGGAAGGACGAAATCACAACCATCAACATGAAGAAACTCCTCGAAGGAGATTTATCACAGAATATCCTTTTAGAACCTAATGATACTGTATACGTACCGAAGGCGGAATTCTTTTTCGCTTCAGGCGAGGTTATGAAGCCGGGGAAATTTGTTCTGGAAAAGGGCTTGACAGTTCTAAAAGCCATTGCAACAGCGGGAGGAAAAACTAACAAGGCAGCGATAAACAGAACCCGTATCATCCGCGTGAAGGGAGGGGAAAGGAAGGAATTTCGGGTAACCCTGGATGAAATGGTGTTGCCTGAGGATATCATTGTAGTGCCTGAAAGCTTCTTCTGATCTGTAATACGCCTATGAAAATATCAGCTACTATCAGCACTAAGCACTATGAATTATACTCTACTCGCCTTGCACTATGCGCTATGCTCCATGCTTCTTGTACTATGCACTATGTGCCATGCGCTTTGCGCCATGCTCCATGCGTCTTTGCTATGCTTCTTGCGCCATGCGCCATGCGCTATGCGCTGTTTACCTTTCACCAACCGTAGGAGGAATTATTCATGCCTAAGATGTTTCAGATAGAAGAACCCCATTTAATGGACTATGTTCATGTCATATTCAAAAGAAGATGGGTGGTGGCAACGGTCTTTCTCGTAATCTTTTTCTCCGTAGCAATACGGTCATTCACCGTGACGCCTGTGTACAGGGCAACGGCACAGATACTTATAGACAAGGAAAACCCCAATGTCACCAATATCAAAGAAATCCTCGATATAAAATCGTCCGATATTGATTACTATCAGACACAGT is a window encoding:
- a CDS encoding polysaccharide export protein, translating into MLFVKRKRTVSIIFFMLVFQVCFLTLLQTSAFPAAGNADSSEQTDSAVKQSDKTLKKSSFVTSREDDKDYVVGPEDTIKITVWDHEDLTKEFFVSRDGWFSFPLIGKVYADGLSVGDLEKKIVEALSGKYIVNPQVSIFVTQVKSKVVYVMGEVGGKLFGAGKGPGSYPLTGRTSLLEILSVAGGPTADAASEIIIVRPKVKRNMPVPIEDARKDEITTINMKKLLEGDLSQNILLEPNDTVYVPKAEFFFASGEVMKPGKFVLEKGLTVLKAIATAGGKTNKAAINRTRIIRVKGGERKEFRVTLDEMVLPEDIIVVPESFF